The nucleotide sequence TAGTTTGTATCTGTTTTTTTTCGGTGATTATAAACGGTTATCTAAATAATAGACATTTGTTAGCCAGCCTTTGTGCTAAGTGTCTATCCTGCCGTGAGTGAGATTCACCATCATAGAAAGTTAAAATGCTATATAAATAAGACCGTTATGGTTGACAATGGACATGTCTAAGTTCATGATGCCTAGTGGTTTGTCTAATGCGAAAGATTCGGTGGCCGAATATGTGCGGAAGCCGAAGCGATGAGTTCGTGTGGATAGAGCACTTAACAACGGAGGTCGTTTTGAAAACGATTGGAGAGAGACTGCGCTTTTTGCGCGGCAAGCAGAAACTTCCTGACTTTGCGCAACGCTTTGGTGTCAGTAAAAGTACCCTTGGGCGCTACGAGAAAGGGATCAGCCTGCCGGATGCCGGCTTTTTAGCCGCTATTTGTCAACAATTGCACGTGTGTCCGCAGTGGCTGTTGATGGGTGGCGAGAAGCCCTGCCAGCCTTTTGTCAAAGATTGCCCCAGCGGAGCTTGTGATGACAGCGGTCCGTCCTGTATTGTCCGGGATTATGCAAATTTGTCGTCCTTTAAAACCTTTATGGATTTTTTTCAGAACTGGGTTGTTGATCAGGGGTTTGAAGTAGACAAACTGCTTTCGGTACGAGTTACCGGTGACAGTATGGCTCCGACTTTTGCTGCCGGGAGTCTGGTTCTGGTTGATATGAATCAGCCAGACTTGTCAGCGGATGCTATTTTTGCCTTACGCCAGGACGAAAAAGTGATCGTTCGCCGTTTGCAGAAAATGGTGAATGGGGATGTTCATGTCAAAACAGACAATCCACGTTATGAAGATCAGATTGTCCGGAGTGAATCTCTGCCAATTCTTGACATTGTTGGGCGAGTTGTCTGGGCGGGTGTCCATCTTTAAGTGCCATTGCCAAACTGCGCCAACCTCCTAGTGTCGTTAATTCCCCTTTTTTTACAGTAAATATCATTTCTGGTAAGTTATTCCCTTTTTAAGATCTCCGGCGTCATTGTGTTCATCAACAATGAGGAGATTCCCACCGTTGCTTCGTTCTAAATAAAATGTGCTGTGATTGTACTGACGGATTGATCGCTGCAATAAGTCCGAATCGCTCTAATATGGTGCCTGATTTTGATTCGTTGATGGCTGCTGTTGCTGTTTTGATGAGACTTTCAATGGATTGATTTTTTTTTATGATAAAATAGAATTCTAACCTGTTAATTGAAGGGTGGAGTAGAGGTGTTCATGTCTGTTGTGTGAATGTTTCTGAGAATGGCTCATGTTGCAGAGGGGAAATAATGGCGCGCGTTCCGTTTAAAATTTGTCCCTGTTGCCAGGAAGTCTGGCAGACGCGGGATGATTTTTTAGAAGATATGCATTTGCAGTTGAACGGATATAAAGCCGATTTTGCCAAGTTGGAGTATGGCCTGTTCTTTTTCACCCATCAAAAAGAGGGCTGTTATTCAACCATGGCACTGGAAGTTGCAGATTTTCTTGATTTGCATCGTGGAACGGTTTGTGAGCACAATCGGGATTATGATGAAAATTGTCCCCGTTCCTGCCGTGAGAAAAGGAAGTTAGAGGCACGCCAAGACGTATGTGAATGTGCTTTTGCGCGTGAGGTGTGTGACCTGGTCAAACTACGTCGCAATAAAAAACATGTGGCAAACAGTCAGGCTGACGATTGAGCGAACGCCATGTTTTTCAGCAGGATACATTTATCCGCAGTGTGACGTGAATTGCTGCTGCGGCCTGAGCTTTAGTTGATTGTTTACGGACGGATTCAAGCAAAAGGAAAAGACCCTATGGCAGATTCTGAACAAGCGGATACGGTGGAAGAGTCTTACCCCATTGTTTTATGCGTCGATGACGAGACCAGTATCTTAAGGGCGTTGCGGCGTTTGTTGATGGACGAGGAGTGTGAAGTTGAGATTGCTTCTTCCGGAGCCGAAGGGCTGCACCTCTTATCAGAGATTGAGATTGATCGCGTTGCCTTGATTTTTTCCGACCAACGCATGCCCGAGATGACCGGGGTGGAATTTTTACAACAGGCCAAAGAAAAAGCTCCAGATGCTTTACGCGTAATGTTGACCGGCTATGCGGATCTCGACGCGACAATGGCCGCGGTCAATCAAGGACAGATCTGGCGTTACCTGACCAAACCCTGGGATGATAAACAGCTGACTTTATTGGTTCGTGATGCTTTAAAACAATATCATCTGGCCAGAGAAAATGAACGGCTGCAGTCGGTTGTCCATGAACAGAACGAAGAGTTGAAAAATTGGAATGATCGTTTGAAACAACGGGTTCTCGATCAAACGGATCGAATTCGCCAGAAAAGTGAAGATCTGGCACGAAGCAACAAATTGTTGCGCAGCAGTATCGATCATGTCTTGGAATCTTTTGCCTGCATGATTGAGTTGAGAGATGAAAGTTTACGTCACCATGCTCGAAACACGGCAGCTATCGCAGAAAAGATGGCCGAATGGAGTCGTATGACTCCGGCTGAAATTCGCCAGGTTCGGGTTGCGGCCCTGTTGCACGGTGTTGGTAAGTTGGGAATGGATGATTTGATTCTCAAAAAAAATGAGCAGGATCTGTCTGACGAAGAGCGTAAGGTGTATGAGCAATTTCCGATCCGCAGTCAAACGGCACTGGGGCCCATTGCTGAGTTGCAGGAGGCGGGAGTACTGATCCGACATCTCTTGGAACGATTCGATGGTGAGGGCGGTCCGGATCAACTGGCCGGTGAGGCGATCCCTTTGGGGAGTCGGATCCTGGCCATGGCGGAGAAGCTCGATCGCGATATGAATGAAACCAGTGATTCCCTGGATGTTGTCCTGGAGCGGATGAAATCCGATCTCGGCAGCCGTTTTGATCCGGCTTTGATCAAATTTTTGCACGATGCCGCCAAGGCCCATTACAGTGCCCTGGACAGTGTGCTGGAAAATGCCACGCGCAAAGAGTGTGGACCCAGAATGTTACGTCCAGGAATGATGATTTTGCGCGATGTTTACAGTGGTACCGGACTTTTGTTGTTGAAAAAAGGGGTTGTCCTCAACGAAGGGAATATCAACGCACTCAAGCGATATTATGACATTGATACACCGGAGCAGGATGTGCTGGTTCTTTTTAAAGATGATGAGAGCTAATGGACCCGCTTTGTGTACCC is from Desulfuromonas acetoxidans DSM 684 and encodes:
- a CDS encoding XRE family transcriptional regulator, whose amino-acid sequence is MKTIGERLRFLRGKQKLPDFAQRFGVSKSTLGRYEKGISLPDAGFLAAICQQLHVCPQWLLMGGEKPCQPFVKDCPSGACDDSGPSCIVRDYANLSSFKTFMDFFQNWVVDQGFEVDKLLSVRVTGDSMAPTFAAGSLVLVDMNQPDLSADAIFALRQDEKVIVRRLQKMVNGDVHVKTDNPRYEDQIVRSESLPILDIVGRVVWAGVHL
- a CDS encoding HD domain-containing phosphohydrolase, with the translated sequence MADSEQADTVEESYPIVLCVDDETSILRALRRLLMDEECEVEIASSGAEGLHLLSEIEIDRVALIFSDQRMPEMTGVEFLQQAKEKAPDALRVMLTGYADLDATMAAVNQGQIWRYLTKPWDDKQLTLLVRDALKQYHLARENERLQSVVHEQNEELKNWNDRLKQRVLDQTDRIRQKSEDLARSNKLLRSSIDHVLESFACMIELRDESLRHHARNTAAIAEKMAEWSRMTPAEIRQVRVAALLHGVGKLGMDDLILKKNEQDLSDEERKVYEQFPIRSQTALGPIAELQEAGVLIRHLLERFDGEGGPDQLAGEAIPLGSRILAMAEKLDRDMNETSDSLDVVLERMKSDLGSRFDPALIKFLHDAAKAHYSALDSVLENATRKECGPRMLRPGMMILRDVYSGTGLLLLKKGVVLNEGNINALKRYYDIDTPEQDVLVLFKDDES